The window TAGAAGAGCTGGGGATGGGATGAACCCTAGATCTACGATTTGAAGAAAAAGAGGAACGAGGGAGGCGTTGTGTTAGTCTGGAGCATGAATGGATACGTTTTTATGCAACCAATTGACCAACGGAAGTAATAAATGTTTGTGGTTGGTGTTAGGTGGCGGATTGGTTCTGATTCAGTGTGCGTGAATGCATTTGAGTAGTAAGAGGACTGCATACTTGAAAATAGCGAACTGCATTGTCATATCAAGACGAACCGCGGAACGCGTGGTTGGGCCTGCGTTCGTGAATGGTACGTGGgattattttaaaaaaatcagTGGCCTCTCTTTTTGTGTGTTGGACCTGTGTTCGGGGAGTGAAGACGCATTGGGCCCAAGTCGGCCTGTGAGCACGGCTGGTTCCCGGTGCGTTATGTGCGGcctaatgtttagtcccacctcgcccgcggAAGGCGCGCCCGGCCTGTTTATAAGCGCTGGCGAGGCAGTCGTATCGAACTCCTCTGGTTACTTATTTGGGCGCTTATACACGGCGCTCGCTACTCTATGCTCTCAGACCTGTGGGCCCATGTGCGCCCGGCCCCACACATTGTGGCTCAGAACGACTCGCCTGCTGTGGGCGCAGACCTACTACGAGACTGGCTGGGGCCGGCTACACCTGGGTGGTCAATTTTTTCTATTGTTTTTTTTCAATGTAGGGGCGTGCACTGCTTTGTAAACCATCTGTGCACTGCACTGATCAGTTTTCTGTACTGCATGTGCATGCAGTCCGTACTACATGCACAGTTCTCATTTTTGTTTTCATGTTTTTGCTCTTATGTAATCTTTTTTCCAATGTAGGGGAGTGCACTGCTTAGTAAACATACTTGTACTGCATTGATTATGTTCCTGTACTGCACGTTCATATATTTCCGCACTACATATACAGATCGcatttttctttttgtgttttctCTTATCTATTCGTTTTTCCAAATTTAGGGGCGTGCACTGCTTTGTTGGGTATGTGTAAACTTCATTTGACAGAGTCTGTACTGCATTGGTACACAACTTGCACTGCATGCGTCCTTTTTGCAGACTGCTCAAATCTAATGATACATGAGCAAACAATAGAAAACAAATTATCACAGGCATTCTGTACGACAAGTTCATCATGAGCAAACTAATTTCAACAGAAAGCAATCTAACATAATCAAAGTTCACATGATTACAAACGATTCTGCATggcaagcaaactaagttcaacAAAAGCAAATGATCACAAGCAAACTAACGATACATAAGCAAACAACATAAAGCAAATTTGATGATAATTCTAAAACGACGCTGGCATTGGTTGCTCTTTGGccgcaccatcttcttcttcaccagTCAGCGTCTCCCCATCCCCAGCTGCTCCTGGCGCGCTTCTTGGGGGGCTCCTCCTTCTCCAGCTTTGCACGGCGAAGCCCGTCCTGGGTGAGGGTGATGCGGTTCCATATCTCGTACGCTGCGTAGGCGTCCTTTGCCGCGTACTCGATGTGCCTCATGGACAGAGGCAGGGTGGCCCAGCGCTTGTGCTCTTCGTCGGTGATCTTCTTCATGTTGTTGTAGTAGTCGTCGATGAGCATGCCGGTGACGTCTCCAAGGGAGTCCAACTCCTTGGTTGCCTCAGGCACCCTCCACTCCTTCTGGATGTCGACGAAGTTGGCGACCTCCAGATTGACGCGCTCTAGCCTTTTTTTGTCGCCGTCGATGGAGAAGCCTGCAAAGGTGTACCTGGGGTCGGCGAGGAAGTTTTCAAAGACGGTGCACCTTTCAGTGGCGCTCAGTTGGAAGAGCAGCACCGGGTGTTTCTTACCGATGGAGAGTTGGCAGAGGGGGGCTTCTGCGTCGCTTCAGGCTCGTTGTTGTACTCGAGATCAATGCCGATGATCTTGTGGCGCTGGAGGCTGAGGTGGCGCTCGTACTGCGCGAGGGTGATCGCCACCTGCTTCTTGTCGTTGGTGTGGATGACGTGCAACTTGGTGTTGCCGTGGGCCTCCACGTCCCTGTACTCGTTGGCGAACGCCATGGTCGGTAGTAGGGGCTTGGTGTTTTGCGTGGAGATGGATGTGATGGAGCGATTTGGTGGCAGCGCAAGGGATACTTGTGTTGTTGTGGATGAGAAGGCCTATGGCAAGGGTTTGAATTTaaggggagggcgcggggtgggATGGCCGCATCGGCTGAACTGCACGATCTCGCTGACGATGCGGTTTGTGCAGATCGTGGGTTGGTGTTGCGTCTGTGATCATGGGCTTGTGGCGATGGAACCGCTCCGATTGGGTGGTTGTATGCGAACGTGGTGTTTTTTAACGTGGTTTTTTTATCAGTAGATTTTTTTAACCACCACTTCCTGTGCGAACGGGCATTTTGTGACGTTTATATGTATCCTGCGTGACAACAAAATTGCATTGGTTAGAGTTCCGCACTGCATCGTGTGCAACGGAGAACTGCATGTTGTCTACAGGTGCTTACTTCACAGTATTTTTTGTGTGTCCTTGCTGGAGCCCCTGAATAAAGTACAATGTATTCCGCAATTTTACGAGTTTTTTGCTGTGTTCTATACCGTGTATTTATTCATGTAGGTAATCCAGAACTGGATTTGCTAAACCGTACTACTTCGTGTAGCTAAATGCACTGCATCTTTCTAGTGCTGCATACTGCATCAATTTTTTTGCATGTACTTACTACAGTCCCTGTACGGGGGGGTAAGGGGGGGTTGGGGGCCCCATTTTTTGAAGTTATTGTTTTTTCTTAGTGGGCCTTGTTGGACCTGTGTTCGTGGAGTGAAGACGCATTGGGCCCAAGTCGGCCTGTGAGCACGGCTGGTTCCCGGTGCGTTGTGTGCGTcctaatgtttagtcccacctcgcccgcggAAGGCGCGCCCGACCTGTTTATAAGCACTCGCGAGGCGGCCGTGTTGAACTCCTCTTGTTACTTATTTGGGCGCTTATACCCGATGCTCGATACTCTATGCTCTCTGACCTGTGGGCCCATGTGCGCCCGGCCCCATGCATTGTGGATCAGAACGGCTCGCCTACGGTGGGCGTAGACCTACTACGAGACTGGCTGGGGCCGGATGCACCTGTGGTGGTCCATTTTTTTCTTTGTATTTTCTATCTTAAGTATTTTTTTCAATGTAGGGGCGTGCACTGCTTAGCTAATCATCAGTGCACTGCATTGATCAGTGTTCTGGACTGC is drawn from Aegilops tauschii subsp. strangulata cultivar AL8/78 chromosome 1, Aet v6.0, whole genome shotgun sequence and contains these coding sequences:
- the LOC141027975 gene encoding uncharacterized protein, whose product is MAFANEYRDVEAHGNTKLHVIHTNDKKQVAITLAQYERHLSLQRHKIIGIDLECTVFENFLADPRYTFAGFSIDGDKKRLERVNLEVANFVDIQKEWRVPEATKELDSLGDVTGMLIDDYYNNMKKITDEEHKRWATLPLSMRHIEYAAKDAYAAYEIWNRITLTQDGLRRAKLEKEEPPKKRARSSWGWGDADW